In the Kribbella sp. NBC_00482 genome, one interval contains:
- a CDS encoding LacI family DNA-binding transcriptional regulator: MSVQRRPTMYDVAALAGVSHQTVSRYLRSDPTVGPDTSVRIKAAVDELGYRPNLMARAMRTRSTGAVAIILPGWTGPERTVAAACEEAQRLGYQVEIVIGVDEDPAELSRLADEILARGQVDGVLSVTPLAVDTHSAGVVVQTAEFDHRLRAVEAVAADEATMEEILEKLAELGHRDFFHAAGPQDWRSAQLRKSGYLKACERLGLRSHGVYDGPWHPDTGVEAVESLPDDTPVTAVVAASDHIAVGVMHAAFRRGWRVPEDLSVTGWDDLTLVRYGTPALSTVRVDRETSGRHGMRRLIAAIRNEPEPDPLPAAPTEIVFRDTTVPPRRA; encoded by the coding sequence ATGAGTGTGCAGCGGCGGCCGACGATGTACGACGTGGCTGCGCTGGCCGGGGTGTCGCATCAGACGGTGTCGCGGTACCTGCGGTCCGATCCGACCGTGGGACCGGACACGTCGGTGCGCATCAAGGCCGCGGTCGACGAGTTGGGGTACCGGCCGAACCTGATGGCGCGGGCGATGCGGACGCGGAGTACCGGAGCGGTCGCGATCATCCTGCCGGGATGGACCGGGCCGGAGCGGACCGTCGCCGCGGCGTGCGAGGAGGCGCAGCGGCTCGGGTACCAGGTGGAGATCGTGATCGGCGTCGACGAGGACCCGGCCGAGCTGAGCCGGCTGGCGGACGAGATCCTGGCGCGCGGGCAGGTCGACGGCGTGCTGTCGGTGACCCCGCTGGCGGTCGACACCCACAGCGCGGGTGTCGTCGTACAGACCGCGGAGTTCGACCATCGGCTGCGCGCGGTCGAGGCGGTGGCGGCGGACGAGGCGACGATGGAAGAGATCCTGGAGAAGCTCGCGGAGCTCGGGCATCGTGACTTCTTCCACGCGGCGGGCCCGCAGGACTGGAGGTCGGCGCAGCTCCGCAAATCCGGGTACCTGAAGGCTTGTGAGCGGCTGGGGTTACGGTCGCATGGTGTGTACGACGGTCCTTGGCATCCCGATACCGGTGTTGAGGCTGTGGAGTCGTTGCCTGATGACACGCCCGTCACAGCGGTGGTTGCAGCGAGCGATCACATCGCAGTCGGGGTGATGCATGCGGCGTTCCGGCGGGGGTGGCGGGTGCCGGAGGATCTGAGCGTTACAGGATGGGACGATCTGACGCTCGTACGCTACGGAACTCCTGCGTTGTCGACGGTCCGCGTGGACCGCGAGACGTCGGGGCGGCACGGGATGCGTCGCCTGATCGCAGCGATCCGCAACGAACCCGAGCCTGACCCCCTTCCCGCCGCCCCCACCGAAATCGTGTTCCGCGACACCACAGTCCCACCCCGCCGCGCTTAG
- a CDS encoding urease accessory protein UreF, with the protein MGNAELVAMMLADGRLPTGGHTQSGGLEPAVRAGLGADGKQLADVAAYARDRLRTTTRVEAAVAVVTLCGTNVAPDDENVPQTTIALVEAAWAARVPSHVVRGVSRRQGRLLLRLARRVWPDVSAYLPNDGEIARPVVLGVVGAVTGLSAEQVARTVAYDDAQTVISASLKLLPVDPADAAAWLAGLHDDIEWLVKDVAPLTRIDEIPADGAPLIDVFAHNHAIERMRLFHA; encoded by the coding sequence ATGGGCAACGCGGAGCTGGTCGCGATGATGCTCGCCGACGGCCGGCTGCCGACCGGCGGGCACACCCAGTCCGGCGGACTGGAGCCCGCCGTACGCGCGGGCCTGGGTGCCGACGGCAAGCAACTCGCCGACGTGGCGGCGTACGCCCGGGATCGCCTCCGTACGACGACCCGCGTCGAAGCCGCCGTCGCCGTAGTCACCCTTTGCGGAACAAATGTTGCACCAGACGACGAAAATGTTCCGCAAACCACCATCGCCCTGGTCGAGGCCGCCTGGGCTGCGCGGGTGCCGAGTCACGTCGTACGAGGCGTCTCGCGACGGCAGGGCCGCCTGTTGTTGCGCCTCGCACGCCGCGTTTGGCCCGACGTATCGGCGTACCTGCCGAACGACGGCGAGATCGCGAGACCCGTAGTACTCGGGGTCGTCGGTGCCGTGACCGGCCTGTCCGCGGAGCAGGTCGCGCGCACCGTCGCGTACGACGACGCGCAAACAGTCATCTCCGCGTCCTTGAAGTTGCTCCCCGTAGACCCCGCCGACGCCGCGGCCTGGTTGGCCGGGCTGCACGACGACATCGAGTGGCTCGTCAAGGACGTCGCGCCTCTGACCCGAATCGACGAGATCCCGGCCGACGGTGCGCCGCTGATCGACGTGTTCGCGCACAACCATGCCATTGAGAGAATGAGGTTGTTCCATGCCTGA
- a CDS encoding family 43 glycosylhydrolase yields the protein MPRTVPFRPIRTGLVALLITLALIAVAGSSPVGAAPAKPVATYNNPLMGDIAQAFSDVGLIRAKDGAWYSYATNTSLTRENADNGGPQHLIPMVRSTDLVHWEFLGDAFSAENHPEWAPWPQKGYWAPDVRYVDGQYYMYYSAPSSTPLGAAIGLAISSSPAGPWKDIGHPVVDFVADSEVMEIDPMMFIDDDGTKYLYYGSFRRGGLHVVRLSPDGRSTVGTSQQVVAGERGEGAWVTKRGPWYYLFYSGYGCCIGNVGGGGYPVLVGRSTSPTGPFVDENGVSLTAAQPGGTIVNSFNGNSLSATGHNAVTVDRSGQQWNLVNSDIRADHTWGGRPQSMDRLDWIGGWPTVRAGQWTSDQPQPAPAATSTIGSSFNESTSLSDWRALAGEWTVGQDVSSGGYAESAGASALLVSHTGGPADYRVEADLRTSTSKAGLVFAYRSPRNYSVAWLDPVRRSLRVEQRVGGKIVSNSESALYEGFRYDTWHSVSVEVRGERATIQVAPALGDNPLGELNVRLANGLAGPAQVGLAGAAQGDNVAMTKLYQPVTRKIPEPRVGKLLPAFSDEFTAEDSQWQWTGANQGNLENGQLVWDTQANDLSKEDNLATVLLRDAPQGDYTVETRVSLPFEGSTGNARAGLIAWASRTQSLQLAPTRTGAVRQTFLWPGADASPWAEAIQLGPSADTMWLRLRHTIQPSTGEHLFQAATSLDGRHWQWGSYWYLPADAGPLKLGLISMGGTGTTARFDYVRTYQS from the coding sequence ATGCCTCGAACTGTCCCGTTCCGTCCGATCCGCACCGGCCTGGTGGCGTTGCTGATCACCCTCGCGCTGATCGCCGTCGCCGGGTCGTCGCCGGTCGGCGCCGCGCCCGCGAAACCCGTTGCTACCTACAACAATCCGTTGATGGGCGACATCGCCCAGGCGTTCTCCGACGTCGGGCTGATCCGCGCCAAGGACGGCGCCTGGTACTCGTACGCCACCAACACGAGCCTGACCCGTGAGAACGCGGACAACGGCGGACCGCAGCACCTGATCCCGATGGTGCGCTCCACCGATCTCGTGCACTGGGAGTTCCTCGGCGACGCGTTCAGCGCCGAGAACCACCCCGAGTGGGCGCCCTGGCCGCAGAAGGGGTACTGGGCGCCGGACGTCCGGTACGTCGACGGCCAGTACTACATGTACTACTCCGCGCCGAGTTCCACGCCGCTCGGCGCCGCGATCGGGCTCGCGATCTCGTCGTCGCCCGCCGGGCCGTGGAAGGACATCGGTCACCCGGTCGTGGACTTCGTCGCCGACAGCGAGGTGATGGAGATCGACCCGATGATGTTCATCGACGACGACGGCACGAAGTACCTGTACTACGGCTCGTTCCGCCGCGGCGGACTGCACGTCGTACGGCTCTCGCCCGACGGCCGCAGTACGGTCGGTACGTCGCAGCAGGTCGTCGCCGGTGAGCGTGGTGAGGGTGCGTGGGTGACGAAACGCGGTCCTTGGTACTACCTGTTCTACTCCGGCTACGGCTGCTGCATCGGCAACGTCGGCGGCGGCGGATACCCGGTGCTGGTCGGGCGCTCCACCTCCCCCACCGGCCCGTTCGTCGACGAGAACGGCGTCTCGCTCACCGCTGCGCAGCCCGGCGGAACGATCGTGAACTCGTTCAACGGGAACTCGCTCTCTGCCACTGGACACAACGCCGTCACAGTGGACCGCTCCGGGCAGCAGTGGAACCTCGTCAACTCCGACATCCGCGCCGACCACACGTGGGGCGGCCGTCCGCAGTCGATGGATCGCCTGGACTGGATCGGCGGCTGGCCGACGGTCCGCGCCGGGCAATGGACCTCGGACCAGCCGCAGCCCGCGCCCGCGGCGACCTCGACGATCGGCAGCTCGTTCAACGAGTCCACCTCCCTGTCGGACTGGCGCGCACTCGCCGGCGAATGGACGGTCGGGCAGGACGTGTCGAGCGGCGGGTACGCCGAATCCGCCGGCGCCTCGGCGTTGCTGGTCAGCCACACGGGCGGACCGGCCGACTACCGCGTCGAAGCCGACCTCCGCACCTCGACCAGTAAGGCCGGGCTGGTCTTCGCGTACCGCTCGCCGCGGAACTACTCCGTCGCCTGGCTCGACCCCGTACGCCGCTCGCTCCGGGTCGAGCAACGCGTCGGCGGGAAGATCGTCAGCAACTCGGAGAGCGCTCTCTACGAGGGTTTCCGGTACGACACCTGGCATTCCGTCAGCGTCGAGGTACGCGGTGAACGAGCCACGATCCAGGTCGCACCGGCGCTCGGCGACAACCCGTTGGGTGAGCTCAACGTGCGCTTGGCCAACGGGCTGGCCGGCCCGGCGCAGGTGGGCCTGGCCGGGGCGGCACAGGGCGACAACGTTGCGATGACCAAGCTCTACCAGCCGGTCACGCGGAAGATCCCGGAGCCGCGCGTCGGCAAACTGCTCCCCGCGTTCAGCGACGAGTTCACCGCCGAAGACTCCCAGTGGCAATGGACCGGCGCCAACCAGGGAAACCTCGAGAACGGTCAGCTGGTCTGGGACACCCAAGCCAATGACCTCAGCAAGGAAGACAACCTCGCCACCGTCCTCCTGCGTGATGCGCCGCAAGGCGACTACACCGTCGAGACGCGCGTCTCCCTGCCGTTCGAGGGCAGCACCGGCAACGCCCGCGCCGGACTCATCGCCTGGGCATCGCGAACGCAGTCGCTGCAGCTCGCTCCGACCCGCACAGGCGCCGTACGGCAGACCTTCCTGTGGCCTGGAGCGGATGCGAGTCCGTGGGCGGAGGCCATTCAGCTTGGGCCGAGCGCCGACACGATGTGGCTGCGGCTGCGCCACACCATTCAGCCGAGCACCGGTGAGCATCTGTTCCAGGCCGCCACCAGCCTCGACGGCCGGCACTGGCAGTGGGGCAGCTATTGGTATCTACCCGCCGACGCTGGACCACTCAAGCTCGGCCTCATCTCCATGGGCGGCACCGGCACCACGGCTCGGTTCGACTACGTGAGGACGTACCAGTCATGA
- a CDS encoding PadR family transcriptional regulator → MSISEMREPTFLVLAALADGRKHGYAVISEVSGLSSGRVTLRPGTLYAALDRLRDEGLVRPAGEEIVDGRLRRYYELTDAGAEALATEAARLQSNADQALRRLRLRLGPAAGGGVA, encoded by the coding sequence ATGTCGATTTCCGAGATGCGCGAGCCGACGTTCCTCGTTCTGGCCGCGCTCGCCGACGGCCGCAAGCACGGTTACGCGGTGATCAGCGAAGTGTCGGGCCTGTCCAGCGGCCGCGTCACCCTCCGCCCGGGCACCCTCTACGCCGCCCTCGACCGCCTCCGCGACGAGGGGCTGGTCCGCCCAGCCGGCGAGGAGATCGTCGACGGCCGCCTCCGCCGGTACTACGAACTCACGGACGCCGGCGCCGAGGCGCTGGCCACCGAGGCAGCTCGCCTTCAGTCCAACGCCGACCAGGCGCTCCGCAGGCTCCGACTCCGACTGGGCCCCGCGGCCGGAGGTGGTGTCGCGTGA
- a CDS encoding urease accessory protein UreD yields MPTRIEVVADPVRDRCLLTTDHLSPRQLPGADGVVRVALVAAGALLLAGDDVRIEIAVSGAVRLEIVETAGTVAYGMRGGSARWDIDIRLTDGASLQWYAEPFVVSADADVTRTTTAHLATGCTAHLRESLVLGRHGETGGVLRTATRAWLGEDLLLAEDLDLSPETRTGWAVLGTNRCLDTVTTLGFRLPDDPQTLQLEGPGSIARRLVHEQHQSTLNHPASASYAR; encoded by the coding sequence ATGCCCACACGCATTGAGGTCGTCGCCGACCCGGTCCGCGACCGCTGTCTGCTGACGACCGACCACCTGTCACCGCGGCAACTGCCCGGTGCTGACGGCGTGGTGCGCGTCGCTCTCGTCGCCGCCGGCGCGCTGCTGCTCGCCGGCGACGACGTACGTATCGAGATCGCGGTCTCCGGCGCCGTACGGCTGGAGATCGTCGAGACCGCCGGAACCGTTGCCTACGGCATGCGTGGCGGCTCAGCGCGCTGGGACATCGACATCCGGCTCACCGACGGCGCGAGCCTCCAGTGGTACGCCGAACCTTTCGTCGTCTCCGCCGACGCCGATGTCACTCGTACGACGACCGCACACCTCGCGACCGGCTGCACCGCACACCTTCGCGAGTCACTCGTCCTGGGACGCCACGGCGAAACCGGCGGCGTTCTGCGCACCGCGACCCGCGCCTGGCTCGGCGAGGACCTGCTCCTCGCCGAGGATCTCGACCTCTCCCCCGAAACCCGCACCGGCTGGGCAGTCCTGGGCACGAACCGTTGCCTCGACACCGTGACCACACTCGGCTTCCGGCTACCCGACGACCCGCAGACCCTGCAACTCGAAGGCCCGGGCTCGATCGCCCGCCGCCTGGTCCACGAACAGCACCAGAGCACCCTCAACCACCCAGCCTCCGCGAGCTACGCCCGGTAA
- a CDS encoding alpha-glucuronidase family glycosyl hydrolase codes for MTRPHEYPITRRTLLASGAAGALAAGLLPGSASRAFAVPPNEDGYDLWLRYRLVADSNLLSRYRAAFTHVVVQGNHVVLRSAGAELARGLSCLLGRSIPVRDQIGKGAVVVGTKADDALGAEGFRIKRRTDRVEITGAGERGALYGAFRFLQQLQRQRPLERLDLTDRPASPLRMLNHWDNLNRSIERGYAGKSIFVWDELPGLRERYVDYARVLASVGINHTVINNVNASAEFLRSERLPGLAALAGVLRSWGVRLWLSANYAAPITLTADQPSPITVADPLDARVQQWWQDKIDEIYRLIPDFGGFLVKANSEGQPGPLDYGRTHAEGANMLADRLAAYDGKLVWRSFVHEGFDDWAEYEYRVFHPLDGQFHANAVVQTKNGPIDFQVREPVNPLFGGLPQTNQMIELQVTQEYTGHSTHLCYLVPEWKSILGFQTHTGTGSGPTVADVVTGVAYDQENVGFAGVVNLGDDRDWTGYQLGAANTHGFARLAWNPKLSADEIVAEWIELTFGGDRQVGSVLKAIMLQSWQTYESYTSPLGMGYLTYPLGAHFAPAPTTTQNLSHHTTAEGTGFDRTAATGSGFTGLYAEHWQDLYGSLENCPDELLLFMHWVPYTHRLRSGKTMIQHIYDSHFDGHERVEEFRRAWGRLAGRVDRARYADIAATFDAHVVEAERWRDTIVSYFYGFSRIVSSGTGWLQLAYPGGRLLFGGRANSLAVEVTNASGAERSITAAVHPVDSGWQVGTASATVGAGAAATVALPVTPPLIADHFDLAIDISPAQTALSSRNQTFVVTPDAGQCHLALDIGTADSPLVTGYARVSPSTTWDTTRGYGWVGTAPQGRDRGNTWDALRRDFCGDYPARTLRITLPPGPVRLSALVGDGGPDCPPTIIAEGNEVLATSTDLPGGIFTWLHADLDGGPTGRTADLTLDSEPDRFWHLGALVLT; via the coding sequence ATGACGCGGCCGCACGAATACCCGATCACTCGTCGAACCCTGCTCGCCAGCGGCGCAGCTGGAGCGCTCGCCGCCGGTCTCCTGCCCGGTTCAGCATCCCGCGCATTCGCCGTACCGCCCAACGAAGACGGCTACGACCTCTGGCTGCGCTACCGCCTCGTCGCCGACAGCAACCTCCTGTCGCGCTACCGCGCCGCGTTCACTCACGTCGTTGTGCAGGGCAACCACGTCGTACTGCGATCCGCGGGTGCGGAACTCGCTCGCGGGCTGTCCTGCCTCCTCGGACGCTCGATACCGGTACGCGACCAGATCGGCAAAGGCGCAGTGGTCGTCGGCACGAAGGCCGACGACGCCCTCGGCGCGGAGGGATTCAGGATCAAGCGCCGTACGGATCGGGTCGAGATCACCGGGGCGGGAGAGCGGGGAGCGCTCTACGGCGCGTTCCGGTTCCTGCAGCAACTGCAGCGCCAGCGCCCGCTCGAGCGGCTCGACCTGACCGACCGCCCCGCGTCGCCGCTGCGCATGCTCAACCACTGGGACAACCTGAATCGCAGCATCGAACGCGGCTACGCCGGCAAGTCGATCTTCGTCTGGGACGAGCTCCCCGGACTCCGCGAGCGGTACGTCGACTACGCCCGGGTCCTCGCCTCGGTCGGGATCAACCACACCGTGATCAACAACGTCAACGCCAGCGCCGAGTTCCTCCGCTCGGAGCGACTGCCCGGGCTAGCAGCGCTAGCCGGCGTACTGCGGTCGTGGGGTGTGCGGCTGTGGTTGTCGGCCAACTACGCCGCGCCGATCACGCTCACCGCGGATCAGCCGTCACCGATCACCGTCGCCGATCCGCTCGACGCGCGCGTGCAGCAGTGGTGGCAGGACAAGATCGACGAGATCTACCGGCTCATCCCGGACTTCGGCGGGTTCCTGGTCAAAGCGAACTCCGAGGGACAGCCGGGTCCGCTCGACTACGGGCGTACGCATGCCGAAGGCGCCAACATGCTGGCCGACCGGCTCGCGGCGTACGACGGCAAGCTCGTCTGGAGATCCTTCGTGCACGAGGGGTTCGACGACTGGGCGGAGTATGAGTACCGGGTGTTCCATCCGCTCGACGGGCAGTTCCACGCGAACGCCGTCGTACAGACGAAGAACGGGCCGATCGACTTCCAGGTCCGGGAGCCGGTCAACCCGCTGTTCGGCGGGTTACCGCAGACCAACCAGATGATCGAACTGCAGGTCACGCAGGAGTACACGGGGCACTCGACGCACCTGTGCTACCTCGTGCCGGAATGGAAATCGATCCTCGGTTTCCAGACCCATACGGGCACGGGCAGCGGTCCGACTGTCGCGGACGTCGTCACCGGCGTCGCGTACGACCAGGAGAATGTTGGGTTCGCCGGCGTGGTCAACCTCGGCGACGACCGGGACTGGACCGGCTATCAGCTCGGCGCCGCGAACACCCACGGATTCGCGCGGCTCGCGTGGAACCCGAAGTTGTCCGCGGACGAGATCGTCGCCGAATGGATCGAGCTCACGTTCGGCGGCGATCGCCAGGTCGGGTCGGTGCTCAAGGCAATCATGTTGCAGTCGTGGCAGACGTACGAGAGTTACACGTCGCCGCTCGGCATGGGCTACCTCACGTACCCGCTCGGCGCGCACTTCGCGCCGGCACCGACCACGACGCAGAACCTGTCGCACCACACCACCGCCGAGGGTACGGGGTTCGACCGGACCGCCGCGACCGGCAGCGGATTCACCGGGCTGTACGCCGAGCACTGGCAGGACCTCTACGGCTCGCTGGAGAACTGCCCGGATGAGCTGCTGCTGTTCATGCACTGGGTGCCGTACACGCATCGGCTGCGTTCCGGGAAGACCATGATCCAGCACATCTACGACAGCCACTTCGACGGACATGAACGCGTCGAGGAGTTCCGGCGTGCGTGGGGTCGGTTGGCGGGGCGGGTGGATCGGGCGCGGTACGCCGATATCGCGGCAACGTTCGACGCCCATGTGGTCGAGGCGGAGCGCTGGCGCGACACGATTGTCTCGTACTTCTACGGGTTCTCGCGGATCGTGTCGAGCGGTACGGGATGGTTGCAGCTCGCATATCCGGGCGGGCGGCTGCTGTTCGGTGGACGCGCGAACAGCCTCGCTGTCGAGGTCACCAACGCGTCCGGCGCCGAGCGGTCCATTACCGCGGCCGTGCATCCGGTGGACTCAGGCTGGCAGGTCGGTACGGCGAGTGCGACTGTCGGGGCGGGGGCCGCGGCGACCGTTGCGCTGCCGGTGACTCCGCCGTTGATCGCGGATCATTTCGACCTGGCGATCGACATCAGTCCGGCGCAGACGGCGTTGAGTTCGCGGAACCAGACGTTCGTGGTGACGCCGGATGCTGGGCAGTGTCATCTTGCGTTGGACATCGGGACCGCGGACAGCCCGCTGGTGACGGGCTATGCGCGGGTCTCCCCCAGCACTACGTGGGACACGACGCGGGGCTACGGCTGGGTCGGTACGGCGCCGCAGGGTCGTGATCGTGGCAACACGTGGGATGCGCTCCGGCGGGACTTCTGCGGTGATTATCCTGCTCGCACGCTGCGGATCACGTTGCCGCCCGGCCCGGTCCGTCTTTCGGCGCTCGTCGGCGACGGCGGTCCGGACTGTCCACCGACGATCATCGCCGAGGGCAACGAAGTCCTTGCCACGTCCACCGATCTGCCGGGCGGCATCTTCACCTGGCTGCACGCCGACCTCGACGGCGGCCCCACCGGCCGCACCGCCGACCTGACCCTCGACAGCGAACCAGACCGCTTCTGGCACTTGGGCGCCCTGGTCCTCACCTAA
- the ureG gene encoding urease accessory protein UreG, with amino-acid sequence MPETRSFRLGVAGPVGTGKSSLIATVCRELADELRLGVITNDIYTDEDARLLRSAGVLDPERIRAVETGACPHTAIRDDVTPNLIAVEDLERDFAPLDVVLVESGGDNLTATFSPALVDAQIFVLDVAGGGDVARKGGPGIARADLLIVNKTDLAPYVGVDVEQMVKDASEARDGKPVIALSRTDPASVALLTEWVRSMAHVVRAGDHTPIDPGPMAPHSHVGEDGELITHTHAHTH; translated from the coding sequence ATGCCTGAGACCCGCTCCTTCCGTCTCGGTGTCGCCGGACCGGTCGGCACCGGCAAGAGCTCGCTGATCGCGACCGTCTGCCGCGAACTCGCCGACGAACTCCGGCTCGGTGTGATCACCAACGACATCTACACCGACGAGGACGCGCGACTGCTCCGCTCGGCCGGCGTACTCGACCCGGAACGCATCCGCGCCGTCGAGACCGGCGCTTGCCCGCACACCGCGATCCGCGACGACGTCACGCCGAACCTGATCGCGGTCGAGGACCTCGAACGCGACTTCGCCCCGCTCGATGTCGTACTGGTCGAGTCCGGCGGCGACAACCTGACCGCGACGTTCTCCCCCGCGCTCGTCGACGCGCAGATCTTCGTACTCGACGTCGCCGGCGGCGGCGACGTGGCACGCAAGGGTGGCCCCGGCATCGCCCGCGCCGACCTTCTCATCGTGAACAAGACCGACCTGGCGCCGTACGTCGGGGTCGACGTCGAGCAGATGGTGAAGGACGCCTCGGAGGCCCGTGACGGGAAACCCGTGATAGCGCTCTCTCGCACGGATCCTGCCTCGGTCGCCCTCTTGACCGAATGGGTGCGCTCGATGGCGCACGTCGTACGCGCCGGTGACCACACGCCCATCGATCCCGGACCGATGGCCCCGCATTCGCACGTCGGCGAGGACGGCGAGCTGATCACGCACACCCATGCCCACACGCATTGA
- a CDS encoding zinc metalloprotease translates to MRSLIPRSRAVAVLVAGSALLLTPLSGQASARTPVGEAPDCFVPPTAGASAKGGHGADTRDISAAEQKAIEAQTARLLKAKTARGAAASVNVPVYVHVMRDASGNGDVTATQISQQIAVLNKTYGGQESSQAANTGFTFTLAGVNKYDNNQWHKDKQSSAYRKKTRQGGKNALNIWLVDFAYLGIATFPWDYARQPGIDGIRVHYTSLPGGSATNYDLGETATHEAGHWLGLYHTFQGGCTATNDEVADTPAQSSPTNGCPTGRDSCSLPGLDPIHNYMDYSYDSCYNQFTSGQSTRMTNMWSAYRA, encoded by the coding sequence ATGCGATCTCTGATTCCTCGTTCCCGTGCCGTGGCGGTCCTGGTGGCCGGCTCGGCCCTGCTCCTGACTCCGCTCAGCGGTCAAGCCTCCGCGCGAACGCCGGTCGGCGAGGCGCCGGACTGCTTCGTGCCGCCGACTGCCGGCGCGTCCGCGAAGGGCGGTCACGGTGCCGACACCCGGGACATCTCGGCCGCCGAGCAGAAGGCGATCGAGGCCCAGACGGCGCGGTTGCTGAAGGCAAAGACCGCCCGCGGCGCCGCGGCGTCGGTGAACGTGCCCGTCTACGTTCACGTGATGCGGGACGCCAGCGGTAACGGTGATGTCACCGCCACCCAGATCTCGCAGCAGATCGCCGTACTGAACAAGACGTACGGCGGTCAGGAGTCGTCGCAGGCCGCGAACACCGGTTTCACGTTCACGCTGGCCGGCGTCAACAAGTACGACAACAACCAGTGGCACAAGGACAAGCAGAGCAGCGCGTACCGCAAGAAGACCCGTCAGGGCGGCAAGAACGCGCTGAACATCTGGCTGGTCGACTTCGCGTACCTCGGGATCGCGACGTTCCCGTGGGACTACGCACGGCAGCCCGGCATCGACGGGATCCGGGTGCATTACACGTCGCTGCCCGGTGGCTCGGCGACGAACTACGACCTCGGTGAGACCGCGACGCACGAGGCGGGCCACTGGCTCGGGCTCTACCACACCTTCCAGGGCGGTTGTACGGCGACGAACGACGAGGTCGCCGACACTCCCGCGCAGAGCAGCCCGACCAATGGCTGCCCGACCGGACGGGACTCGTGCTCGCTGCCGGGCCTGGACCCGATCCACAACTACATGGACTACTCGTACGACTCCTGCTACAACCAGTTCACCTCGGGCCAGAGCACCCGCATGACCAACATGTGGAGCGCTTACCGGGCGTAG